The following proteins are co-located in the Mycolicibacterium goodii genome:
- a CDS encoding formate dehydrogenase subunit gamma, with translation MKRTTTGETSVATLVREIAADHRGHRGPLLPILHAVQERLGCVPAEAVPVLADELNLSRADVHGVITFYHDFRSEPAGRTTVRVCRAEACQALGANRLVAHLRNRYGVQPGDTTPDGSLTAEQVFCLGNCALGPAAQVDGRLYGRLDETRLDSLIDSAVPR, from the coding sequence ATGAAACGCACGACCACCGGGGAGACGAGCGTGGCGACCCTGGTCCGTGAGATCGCCGCCGACCACCGCGGGCACCGCGGGCCGCTGCTGCCGATCCTGCACGCGGTCCAGGAGAGGCTGGGATGCGTTCCGGCCGAAGCCGTCCCAGTGCTCGCCGACGAACTCAACCTGTCCCGTGCCGACGTACACGGGGTCATCACCTTCTACCACGACTTCCGGTCCGAACCGGCCGGGCGCACGACCGTGCGGGTGTGCCGGGCCGAAGCCTGCCAGGCGCTGGGGGCGAATCGGCTGGTGGCGCATCTGCGGAACCGATACGGGGTGCAACCGGGGGACACCACACCCGACGGGTCGCTGACCGCCGAACAGGTCTTCTGCCTCGGCAACTGCGCGCTCGGGCCGGCGGCGCAGGTCGACGGCAGACTGTACGGTCGCCTCGACGAAACCCGCCTGGATTCCCTCATCGATTCGGCGGTGCCGCGATGA
- a CDS encoding formate dehydrogenase beta subunit — protein MSTPEPVTVYVPCDSAAKSVGADEVAHALTAAAERMGRPIRVVRNGSRGMLWLEPLVEVATPCGRVGYGPVTPEQVDALVAAGLFDAGEHPLRVGLVEDLPWMATQDRLTFTRVGVTDPVSPQDYLDHGGLAGLRRALQMSPAEVVAEVTDSGLRGRGGAGFPAGIKWKTVLDCADALKFVCCNADEGDSGTFADRMVMEGDPFMLIEGMTIAAHAVGATEGYIYIRSEYPDAIATMRAAIDIARGRGWLGDDVLGSGLRFDMHVRVGGGAYICGEETSMLESLEGKRGMVRAKPPIPAIHGLFGKPTVVNNVLTLSSVPMILAEGAQAYVDFGVGRSRGTQLFQLGGNIRRGGIVERAFGVTLRELVEDYGGGSLSGRPVRAVQVGGPLGAYLPSDKFDLPMDYEAFAEAGAMVGHGGIVVFDDTVDMAAQARFAMEFCAAESCGKCTPCRVGSVRGMEVIDRITAGDHREENLALLDDLCDVMTEGSLCAMGGLTPMPVRSALTHFPDDFVSRTAGADATAAPLGARTEGL, from the coding sequence ATGAGCACACCCGAGCCCGTCACCGTCTACGTCCCGTGCGACTCCGCGGCGAAATCGGTCGGCGCCGACGAGGTCGCGCACGCGCTGACCGCCGCGGCCGAGCGGATGGGCCGGCCGATCCGGGTAGTGCGCAACGGGTCTCGCGGCATGCTGTGGCTGGAACCGCTCGTCGAGGTGGCGACGCCCTGCGGCCGCGTCGGCTACGGGCCCGTCACGCCCGAGCAGGTCGATGCCCTGGTCGCCGCGGGACTGTTCGACGCGGGTGAGCATCCGCTGCGCGTCGGCCTCGTCGAGGATTTGCCGTGGATGGCGACCCAGGACCGCCTCACGTTCACCAGGGTCGGCGTCACCGACCCGGTGTCACCGCAGGACTATCTCGACCACGGCGGGCTCGCCGGCCTGCGCCGGGCACTGCAGATGTCACCGGCCGAGGTGGTCGCCGAGGTCACCGACTCCGGCCTGCGCGGCCGCGGCGGCGCGGGATTCCCCGCGGGCATCAAATGGAAGACCGTGCTCGACTGCGCCGACGCGCTGAAGTTCGTGTGCTGCAACGCCGATGAAGGCGACAGCGGCACGTTCGCCGACCGGATGGTGATGGAGGGCGACCCGTTCATGCTCATCGAGGGCATGACGATCGCGGCCCACGCGGTCGGCGCCACCGAGGGCTACATCTACATCCGCTCGGAGTATCCCGACGCGATCGCGACCATGCGCGCCGCGATCGACATCGCCCGCGGCCGCGGCTGGCTCGGGGACGACGTGCTGGGCTCAGGCCTGCGCTTCGACATGCATGTCCGCGTCGGCGGCGGCGCCTACATCTGTGGCGAGGAAACCTCGATGCTGGAAAGCCTTGAGGGCAAACGCGGTATGGTCCGCGCGAAACCGCCGATCCCCGCGATCCACGGGCTGTTCGGCAAGCCGACCGTGGTGAACAACGTCCTGACGCTGTCGAGCGTGCCGATGATCCTCGCCGAGGGCGCGCAGGCCTACGTCGACTTCGGGGTGGGACGCTCGCGCGGCACCCAACTGTTCCAGCTCGGCGGCAACATCCGCCGCGGCGGCATCGTCGAGCGGGCGTTCGGGGTGACCCTGCGCGAACTGGTGGAAGACTATGGTGGCGGGTCACTTTCGGGACGGCCGGTGCGTGCGGTCCAGGTCGGCGGACCCCTCGGGGCATATCTGCCGAGCGACAAGTTCGACCTGCCCATGGATTACGAGGCGTTCGCCGAGGCAGGCGCGATGGTCGGCCACGGCGGCATCGTCGTCTTCGACGACACCGTCGACATGGCGGCCCAGGCCCGGTTCGCCATGGAGTTCTGCGCCGCCGAGTCCTGCGGCAAGTGCACACCGTGCCGCGTCGGCTCGGTGCGCGGCATGGAGGTGATCGACCGGATCACCGCGGGTGACCACCGCGAGGAGAACCTCGCGCTGCTCGACGATCTGTGCGATGTGATGACCGAGGGGTCGCTGTGCGCGATGGGCGGGCTGACGCCCATGCCCGTGCGCAGCGCGCTCACCCATTTCCCCGACGATTTCGTCTCGCGCACTGCCGGCGCGGACGCCACGGCCGCGCCGCTCGGCGCGAGAACGGAGGGCCTGTGA
- the fdhF gene encoding formate dehydrogenase subunit alpha — MTLLSEPDFGTPAKPGPATVTVEVDGIEVRVPEGTSVMRAAAEAGIDVPKLCATDRLDAFGSCRLCLVEIDGRRGTPASCTTPVAEGMVVHTQTPKVAKLRESVMELYISDHPLDCLTCPANGDCELQDMAGVVGLRQVRYGYDGANHFDAEPDHSNPYFDFDPSKCIACSRCVRACGEIQGTFALTIEGRGFDSKVSPGAGELFMDSECVSCGACVQACPTATLQERSVVELGIPTRSVTTTCAYCGVGCSFKAELRGDELVRMVPQKAGGANEGHSCVKGRFAFGYATHPDRMLRPMVRDRITDPWREVEWDEAINTVARRMLEIAQRHGSGAIGAITSSRCTNEEVYVVQKMVRAAFGNNNVDTCARVCHSPTGYGLKQTFGESAGTQDFRSVAEADVIMVIGANPTDGHPVFASRMKQRIRQGARLIVVDPRRIDLVRSPHIEADHHLQLRPGSNVAVVNAMAHVVVTEGLADASFVAERCEGFGEWAEFIAREENSPEAVEPITGVPAEELRAAARLYALAPNAAIYYGLGVTEHSQGSTMVIGMANLAMACGNIGRDGVGVNPLRGQNNVQGSCDMGSFPHELPGYRHVSDDAVRQVFEKLWGTELLAEPGLRIPNMFDAAIEGTFRGLFVHGEDIAQSDPNVKHVLAALEAMELVVVQDLFLNETSKYAHVFLPGASFLEKDGTFTNAERRINRVRAVMKPKSGRHEWDIVCQIATAMGYPMHYDHPSQIMDEIAALTPTFTGVSFDKLDELGSIQWPCDGDAPEGTPIMHVDAFTRGLGRFVPTPFVPTDERSTRRFPLILTTGRILSQYNVGAQTRRTANIAWHAEDVLEIHPHDAEVRGIADGDLVTLASRVGETRLHAQISDRMPTGVVYTTFHYPVTGANVVTTDNSDWATNCPEYKVTAVQVALAHPTARQAEARVTGLPETQLVR; from the coding sequence ATGACGCTGCTCTCAGAACCCGATTTCGGCACGCCGGCCAAGCCGGGCCCGGCGACGGTCACCGTGGAGGTCGACGGGATCGAAGTCCGCGTCCCGGAGGGCACGTCGGTGATGCGTGCGGCCGCCGAGGCCGGCATCGACGTACCCAAGCTGTGCGCCACCGACCGGCTTGACGCGTTCGGGTCCTGCCGGCTGTGCCTGGTCGAGATCGACGGCCGCCGTGGCACACCCGCGTCGTGCACCACGCCGGTGGCCGAGGGCATGGTGGTGCACACCCAGACCCCGAAGGTGGCCAAGCTCCGCGAAAGCGTCATGGAGCTCTACATCTCCGACCATCCGCTGGACTGCCTGACCTGCCCGGCCAACGGTGACTGCGAGTTGCAGGACATGGCGGGCGTCGTCGGGTTGCGGCAGGTGCGTTACGGCTACGACGGCGCCAACCACTTCGACGCCGAACCCGACCACAGCAACCCGTATTTCGACTTCGACCCGTCCAAGTGCATCGCGTGCTCGCGGTGCGTGCGGGCGTGCGGTGAGATCCAGGGGACGTTCGCGCTGACCATCGAGGGACGCGGGTTCGACTCGAAGGTGTCGCCGGGTGCGGGTGAGCTGTTCATGGATTCCGAATGCGTGTCGTGTGGCGCCTGTGTGCAGGCCTGCCCCACGGCCACGCTGCAGGAACGCTCGGTCGTGGAACTCGGCATCCCGACCCGCTCGGTGACCACCACGTGCGCGTACTGCGGTGTCGGCTGCTCGTTCAAGGCCGAACTGCGTGGTGACGAACTGGTCCGCATGGTGCCGCAGAAGGCCGGTGGCGCCAACGAGGGACACTCGTGTGTCAAGGGCCGGTTCGCGTTCGGCTATGCGACACACCCGGACCGCATGCTGCGCCCCATGGTCCGCGACCGGATCACCGACCCCTGGCGCGAGGTCGAGTGGGACGAGGCGATCAACACGGTGGCCCGCCGCATGCTCGAGATCGCCCAGCGGCACGGATCCGGCGCGATCGGTGCGATCACGTCGTCACGCTGCACCAACGAAGAGGTGTACGTCGTGCAGAAGATGGTGCGCGCCGCGTTCGGCAACAACAACGTCGACACCTGCGCGCGGGTGTGCCACTCGCCCACGGGCTACGGGCTCAAGCAGACGTTCGGCGAATCCGCAGGCACGCAGGACTTCCGGTCGGTCGCCGAGGCCGACGTCATCATGGTCATCGGGGCCAACCCGACCGACGGGCACCCGGTGTTCGCGTCGCGGATGAAGCAGCGGATTCGCCAGGGTGCGCGGTTGATCGTCGTCGATCCGCGCCGCATCGACCTCGTCCGCTCACCGCACATCGAGGCCGACCATCACCTGCAGTTGCGTCCGGGCAGCAACGTCGCGGTGGTCAACGCCATGGCGCACGTCGTGGTGACCGAGGGGCTCGCCGACGCGTCGTTCGTGGCCGAGCGGTGCGAGGGCTTCGGCGAATGGGCCGAGTTCATCGCCCGCGAGGAGAACAGCCCGGAAGCGGTCGAACCGATCACCGGGGTGCCCGCCGAGGAGCTGCGCGCCGCGGCCCGCCTGTACGCGCTGGCGCCGAACGCCGCGATCTACTACGGCCTCGGGGTCACCGAGCACAGCCAGGGCTCGACCATGGTTATCGGTATGGCCAACCTTGCGATGGCGTGCGGCAACATCGGCCGCGACGGTGTCGGCGTGAACCCGCTGCGCGGCCAGAACAACGTGCAGGGGTCCTGCGACATGGGTTCGTTCCCGCACGAGTTGCCCGGCTACCGGCACGTGTCCGACGACGCGGTCCGGCAGGTGTTCGAGAAGCTCTGGGGCACCGAGCTGTTGGCCGAGCCGGGACTGCGCATCCCGAACATGTTCGACGCCGCGATCGAGGGCACCTTCCGCGGCCTGTTCGTGCATGGCGAGGATATCGCCCAGTCGGATCCGAACGTCAAGCATGTTCTCGCGGCTCTGGAGGCGATGGAACTCGTGGTCGTGCAGGACCTGTTCCTGAACGAGACGTCGAAGTACGCGCACGTGTTCCTGCCCGGCGCCTCGTTTTTGGAGAAGGACGGAACCTTCACCAACGCCGAACGGCGGATCAACCGTGTGCGTGCGGTGATGAAACCCAAGAGCGGCAGACACGAATGGGACATCGTCTGCCAGATCGCCACGGCCATGGGCTATCCCATGCACTACGACCACCCGAGCCAGATCATGGACGAGATCGCCGCGCTGACACCGACGTTCACCGGCGTCTCGTTCGACAAACTCGACGAGCTGGGCAGCATCCAGTGGCCGTGTGACGGGGACGCACCCGAGGGCACCCCGATCATGCACGTCGACGCGTTCACCAGGGGGCTCGGCCGGTTCGTGCCCACCCCGTTCGTGCCGACCGACGAGCGCAGCACCCGGCGGTTCCCGCTCATCCTCACCACCGGACGGATCCTCAGCCAGTACAACGTGGGAGCGCAGACCCGGCGGACGGCCAACATCGCCTGGCACGCCGAGGATGTGCTCGAGATCCATCCGCACGATGCCGAGGTGCGGGGGATCGCCGATGGCGATCTGGTGACGCTGGCCAGTCGCGTCGGCGAGACCAGGTTGCACGCGCAGATTTCCGACCGGATGCCCACCGGGGTCGTGTACACCACGTTCCACTATCCGGTCACCGGGGCGAATGTCGTGACCACGGACAACTCCGACTGGGCCACGAACTGTCCCGAGTACAAGGTGACCGCCGTCCAGGTCGCCTTGGCACACCCGACCGCACGGCAGGCCGAAGCACGGGTCACCGGGCTTCCCGAGACACAACTGGTGAGGTGA
- a CDS encoding formate dehydrogenase subunit delta, whose protein sequence is MQVHEAPKKAANEIKLINQIAAHFGYLPDDKAAAAVADHVRRFWEPRMQRRLFDLIYADASELTPVAMAAASRLR, encoded by the coding sequence ATGCAGGTTCACGAAGCGCCCAAGAAGGCAGCCAACGAGATCAAGCTGATCAATCAGATCGCCGCGCACTTCGGCTATCTGCCCGACGACAAGGCGGCCGCGGCGGTGGCCGACCATGTCCGAAGGTTCTGGGAGCCACGGATGCAGCGCCGGTTGTTCGACCTGATCTACGCCGACGCCAGCGAACTCACGCCGGTGGCGATGGCCGCCGCGTCGCGGTTACGCTGA